Proteins encoded together in one Halothermothrix orenii H 168 window:
- a CDS encoding HD-GYP domain-containing protein, with protein sequence MDNRLDVSLYDVILCLSDTLDLISKTVVGHHEQVAYIASMLGEEMELSQDDKKNLTLAAFLHDVGAFYLNEGINNLRFDKEDDYHARVGYHLLMNSKPLSEIAPIVRYHHYDWSYGKGQTYNGEKVPLTAHVLHLADRIAVLIKSGADILNQRDKITRLIEMNSGNKFWPDAVEAFKRIQEKEYFWLNIISPKAIKGPLDAYNDIKRNYLGLEGLAELTKLFSQVIDFRSPFTATHSDGVAATATTLASSLGYSGNEILMMKIAGYLHDLGKLAVPVKILEKPGKLTREEYNIIKSHTYYTYQVLDNLKELAIIKQWASYHHERLDGNGYPFHLDSKDLPQGSRIMAVADVFTAITEDRPYRSGMGKEQAIKVLQSMASEGHLDQEIVELLLDNYTEFDQIRNHSQHSESKSYQEFREAVNGLN encoded by the coding sequence ATGGATAACAGATTAGATGTATCATTGTATGATGTTATTTTATGCTTATCTGATACTCTGGATTTGATTAGTAAAACAGTGGTTGGGCATCATGAGCAGGTAGCCTATATTGCTTCAATGCTGGGGGAAGAGATGGAATTGAGTCAAGATGATAAAAAAAACTTAACCCTGGCGGCTTTTCTTCATGATGTTGGGGCTTTTTATCTAAATGAAGGAATTAATAATTTAAGATTTGATAAAGAGGATGACTATCACGCCCGGGTGGGATACCATCTATTGATGAATTCAAAACCCTTATCTGAGATTGCTCCTATTGTCAGATATCATCACTATGATTGGAGTTATGGGAAGGGACAGACATATAACGGGGAAAAGGTCCCGTTAACTGCCCATGTTTTACACCTGGCTGACCGGATCGCCGTTTTGATTAAATCGGGGGCTGATATCCTTAACCAGAGGGATAAAATTACCCGGTTAATAGAGATGAATTCAGGTAATAAGTTCTGGCCTGACGCTGTAGAAGCTTTTAAAAGAATTCAGGAAAAAGAATACTTCTGGTTAAATATTATATCTCCAAAGGCAATTAAAGGTCCTTTAGATGCTTACAATGATATAAAGAGAAATTACCTTGGTTTAGAGGGACTGGCTGAGCTTACAAAGCTATTCAGTCAGGTAATAGATTTTAGAAGCCCCTTTACGGCAACCCATTCTGATGGAGTAGCGGCTACTGCAACAACCCTGGCCAGCTCACTGGGCTATTCGGGTAATGAAATATTGATGATGAAAATAGCAGGGTATCTTCATGATCTCGGTAAACTGGCTGTGCCTGTTAAAATACTGGAAAAGCCAGGAAAGTTAACCCGGGAGGAATATAATATTATAAAAAGCCATACTTATTATACCTACCAGGTGCTGGATAACCTTAAAGAATTAGCTATTATAAAACAATGGGCTTCTTATCACCATGAACGGCTTGATGGGAATGGTTATCCCTTTCATCTGGATTCAAAAGATTTACCACAGGGGTCCCGGATAATGGCAGTAGCTGACGTTTTTACGGCCATTACTGAAGACCGCCCCTACCGTTCCGGGATGGGTAAAGAACAGGCAATTAAAGTACTACAGAGTATGGCCAGTGAAGGTCACCTGGATCAGGAAATAGTCGAATTATTACTGGATAATTATACTGAATTCGATCAGATCCGGAACCATTCACAGCATAGTGAATCTAAATCTTATCAGGAATTTAGAGAGGCTGTTAACGGTTTGAACTAA
- a CDS encoding GatB/YqeY domain-containing protein: MKSLKEQLVEDMKKAMKEKDKMKLSVIRMARAAIKNVEINKRKDLSDDEVVEVLAKEVKQRRESIEEYKKAGKENVVKDLDKEIEILSKYLPEQLTKEEIEKIVDEVISEVNAESMKDMGKVMQIIMPRIRGRADGKVVNNIVRKKLS, from the coding sequence ATGAAATCATTAAAAGAACAGTTAGTTGAAGATATGAAAAAGGCAATGAAAGAAAAAGATAAGATGAAGTTATCAGTGATAAGGATGGCCAGGGCTGCTATAAAAAATGTCGAGATTAATAAACGGAAAGATTTAAGTGATGATGAGGTTGTTGAGGTATTGGCCAAAGAAGTAAAACAAAGGCGAGAATCTATTGAAGAATACAAAAAAGCAGGCAAAGAAAATGTAGTTAAAGATCTGGATAAAGAAATTGAAATCCTGTCTAAATACCTTCCCGAACAGCTCACCAAGGAAGAAATTGAGAAAATAGTAGATGAGGTTATTAGTGAGGTTAATGCTGAAAGTATGAAAGATATGGGAAAGGTAATGCAAATAATTATGCCCCGGATCCGGGGTCGGGCTGATGGTAAGGTTGTTAACAATATTGTCAGGAAAAAATTAAGTTAG
- a CDS encoding histidine triad nucleotide-binding protein: protein MGDCIFCKIANGEMDTDLVYEDEKVVAFKDINPQAPVHLLIVPRKHIPTLLDLEKSDEELIGHIYKIASKLAREEGIADRGFRVVSNCNEEGGQTVFHIHFHLLGGRNLQWPPG, encoded by the coding sequence ATGGGTGATTGTATTTTTTGCAAAATTGCAAATGGGGAAATGGATACAGATTTAGTATATGAGGACGAAAAAGTGGTCGCCTTCAAAGATATCAACCCACAGGCCCCTGTCCACCTTTTAATTGTGCCCAGAAAACATATCCCGACTCTTCTTGACCTGGAAAAGAGTGATGAAGAACTGATTGGTCATATATATAAAATCGCATCTAAACTGGCCCGGGAAGAAGGTATTGCTGACAGGGGTTTCAGGGTAGTTTCTAACTGTAATGAAGAGGGAGGCCAGACTGTTTTTCATATCCATTTCCATTTACTGGGTGGACGTAATTTGCAGTGGCCTCCAGGTTAA
- the mtaB gene encoding tRNA (N(6)-L-threonylcarbamoyladenosine(37)-C(2))-methylthiotransferase MtaB — translation MNTVAFHTLGCKVNHYETEAMMGIFEEAGYKVVDFDDRADVYIINSCTVTNEAARKSRQLARKARRKNPEAVVALVGCYAQVSPDEVKKIDAIDLVLGSDRRKDIVKLVEEVRTGGKEVTDVKDFKKLTTYEDLNINKVKETTRAYIKIEEGCNQFCSYCIIPYARGPVRSRKEESVIQEVERLVRAGVKEIVLTGTHLGAYGLDENNDKALVELIQNLVKVKGLARIRLSSLEVTEVNDDLIRIMGSEDKVCPHLHLPLQSGSNTILKKMKRPYTVEEFKETVDKIRKIIEDIAITTDIIVGFPGEGQKEFNESYNTVKELGFSRLHVFPFSIRQGTPAARMKNQVPGDVKKEYSKKMRELNKKLMLEYQKRFWGHLRDVIIEDNRDSRTNLLTGVTGNYIKVMIENADDSLRGKMCKVRLDKAYNHEYAIGKVIK, via the coding sequence ATGAATACAGTAGCATTCCACACCCTTGGTTGTAAGGTGAATCATTATGAGACAGAAGCCATGATGGGCATATTTGAAGAGGCCGGTTATAAAGTTGTTGATTTTGATGACCGGGCAGATGTTTATATTATTAATAGTTGTACTGTAACCAATGAAGCTGCTCGCAAATCAAGACAGCTGGCCCGGAAGGCCAGGCGGAAAAACCCGGAGGCAGTAGTGGCTCTGGTCGGATGTTATGCCCAGGTTTCTCCTGATGAGGTTAAGAAAATAGATGCCATTGACCTTGTTCTCGGTTCAGATCGAAGGAAGGACATTGTTAAATTAGTTGAAGAAGTAAGGACAGGTGGAAAAGAAGTAACTGATGTAAAAGATTTTAAAAAGTTAACCACCTATGAAGACCTTAATATAAATAAAGTAAAAGAAACAACCAGGGCTTATATCAAAATTGAAGAGGGCTGTAATCAGTTCTGTAGTTATTGTATTATACCCTATGCCCGGGGGCCTGTCAGGAGCAGAAAAGAGGAATCGGTTATCCAGGAAGTTGAGAGACTTGTCCGGGCCGGGGTTAAGGAAATAGTACTGACAGGTACTCACCTGGGAGCATATGGACTTGATGAAAATAATGATAAAGCTCTGGTGGAATTAATTCAGAATCTTGTAAAAGTCAAGGGGCTTGCACGAATCAGGTTGAGTTCCCTTGAAGTTACCGAGGTAAATGATGATTTAATCAGGATAATGGGCAGTGAAGACAAGGTTTGTCCCCATTTGCATCTTCCATTACAGAGTGGGAGTAATACTATTCTAAAAAAGATGAAGAGGCCCTATACGGTTGAGGAGTTTAAGGAGACTGTTGATAAAATAAGGAAAATAATAGAAGATATAGCGATAACAACCGATATAATAGTTGGTTTTCCGGGTGAAGGGCAAAAGGAATTTAATGAAAGTTATAATACAGTAAAGGAATTAGGTTTTAGCAGGCTTCATGTTTTCCCTTTTTCTATTAGGCAGGGTACACCTGCTGCCAGGATGAAAAATCAGGTTCCCGGTGATGTTAAAAAAGAATATAGCAAAAAGATGCGTGAACTAAATAAAAAATTAATGTTAGAGTATCAAAAAAGGTTCTGGGGTCACCTCAGGGATGTTATTATTGAGGATAATCGGGACAGCAGGACTAACTTATTGACTGGAGTTACTGGTAACTATATTAAGGTTATGATTGAAAACGCTGATGATTCATTGCGTGGTAAAATGTGTAAGGTCAGGCTGGATAAAGCCTATAACCATGAATATGCCATTGGAAAAGTAATAAAATAA
- a CDS encoding 16S rRNA (uracil(1498)-N(3))-methyltransferase, with translation MGKSGCQKGLSCFMHRFFVSEEQIRDDLVIIKGNDYNHIVNSLRLNPGDKLIVCPGNCRDYVATIEEIKENQITGKIIKEYKNRNEPSLNITLAQALPKKRKMDLVIQKATEIGVRSIIPLKTTRTIVRLNKKKERKKTDRWQKIAKEAAKQSGRGRIPTVERVYSLKELTQFKSNFDLIIIPWEEEQGKNLKNVLSTVNVSEISKILVIIGPEGGFPPEEIKFIEQLGGIPITLGPRILRTETAGLVVLTMLLYESGDLGG, from the coding sequence ATGGGTAAGTCTGGTTGCCAGAAAGGATTGAGCTGTTTTATGCACCGTTTTTTTGTATCTGAAGAACAAATACGGGATGATCTGGTAATAATAAAAGGGAATGATTATAACCATATTGTTAATTCTTTACGGCTGAATCCGGGTGATAAACTCATTGTCTGCCCCGGAAACTGTCGGGATTATGTTGCTACTATTGAGGAGATAAAGGAAAACCAGATAACCGGGAAAATAATTAAAGAATATAAAAACAGGAATGAACCGTCATTAAATATTACCCTGGCCCAGGCTCTTCCTAAAAAAAGAAAAATGGATTTAGTTATCCAGAAGGCAACTGAAATCGGGGTTCGTAGTATTATCCCCCTTAAAACAACAAGGACTATAGTTAGATTAAATAAAAAAAAAGAACGAAAGAAAACCGATAGATGGCAAAAGATTGCTAAAGAAGCTGCCAAACAGTCGGGGCGGGGAAGGATACCCACAGTTGAAAGGGTATATAGTCTCAAAGAGTTAACGCAATTTAAATCTAATTTTGATCTTATAATAATTCCCTGGGAAGAGGAACAGGGTAAAAACTTAAAAAACGTTTTATCAACAGTAAATGTCAGTGAAATCAGTAAGATATTAGTGATAATCGGTCCTGAAGGGGGCTTTCCCCCGGAGGAAATTAAGTTTATTGAACAACTTGGGGGAATTCCTATAACTTTAGGACCACGTATCTTGAGGACTGAAACTGCTGGACTGGTGGTATTGACCATGCTATTATATGAATCAGGTGATTTAGGGGGCTGA
- the prmA gene encoding 50S ribosomal protein L11 methyltransferase: protein MDWKKVTAKVNILAEEAVSNIMIELGARGVELDQSGKTSRVSAYYPDDNNLSDLLNLLRERVINLKDFGFDIGDCEIITDTVKDEDWATSWHKYFKPIPVGDRFIVCPSWENCRDNTRKIIEIDPGMAFGTGNHETTRMCVKLIEKYTSTYNIKNMLDVGCGTGILSIVGAMLDVKEVVGIDRDRAAIKAARENARINGVEDFVNFVLQDASDKVTGNYSLVVANLLPHIIYKVLPNLISVVQNNGFLILSGIIEEETEGIATVLVNSGFNLLEEVKLNEWVSLVARKD, encoded by the coding sequence ATGGACTGGAAAAAAGTAACAGCAAAAGTAAATATATTAGCAGAAGAAGCTGTTAGTAATATCATGATTGAACTCGGGGCCCGTGGAGTTGAGTTAGACCAGAGTGGAAAAACAAGCCGGGTTTCGGCATATTACCCTGATGATAATAATCTCTCAGATTTATTGAATTTATTGAGGGAAAGGGTAATTAATTTAAAGGATTTTGGATTTGATATCGGTGATTGTGAAATTATAACTGATACAGTCAAAGATGAAGACTGGGCTACTTCCTGGCACAAATATTTTAAACCCATTCCGGTTGGTGACAGGTTTATTGTCTGTCCGAGCTGGGAGAATTGTCGGGATAATACCAGAAAGATCATTGAAATAGACCCCGGGATGGCATTTGGTACGGGAAATCATGAAACTACCAGAATGTGTGTTAAATTAATAGAAAAGTATACCAGTACCTATAACATTAAAAATATGCTGGATGTAGGTTGTGGCACCGGTATTCTGTCAATAGTGGGGGCTATGCTGGATGTTAAGGAAGTTGTAGGAATCGACCGGGATAGGGCTGCTATAAAAGCAGCCCGGGAGAATGCCAGAATTAATGGAGTAGAAGATTTTGTTAATTTTGTTCTTCAGGATGCCTCAGATAAAGTTACAGGTAATTATTCCCTGGTAGTTGCCAATCTTCTTCCTCATATTATTTATAAGGTATTACCCAATCTTATTTCCGTTGTTCAAAATAATGGGTTTTTAATTCTGTCTGGCATTATTGAAGAAGAAACAGAGGGAATTGCTACGGTTTTAGTAAATTCCGGGTTTAACCTGCTAGAAGAAGTAAAACTCAACGAATGGGTAAGTCTGGTTGCCAGAAAGGATTGA
- the dnaJ gene encoding molecular chaperone DnaJ, with amino-acid sequence MATSKDYYEILGVSRDADQKEIKKAYRRLARKYHPDINKDDPDAEEKFKEISEAYEILSDPDKRARYDQYGHAGINEEDFNFEDFAQRGFGGFDDIFDMFFGGGMGRRRRGPRPGADLQYRMKIPFEDAAFGTTKKITIPRTETCDTCNGTGAKPGTSPKTCPQCNGSGQVRYTQRTPFGQFAQTRTCDRCGGRGTIIDDPCPTCQGSGKVRKQRKITVKIPPGVDTGTRLRMPNEGEAGDKGAPNGDLYIIIEVEPHDIFERKDDDIYCEVPISFVQAALGDKIEVPTLEGKVKFTIPEGTQPDTVFRLKNKGIPHLNGRGRGDEFIKVRVVIPEKMNDEQKELLRKFAEISGDEINPEQKSFIKKVKDAFGVG; translated from the coding sequence GTGGCAACCAGTAAAGATTATTATGAAATTCTGGGAGTCAGCAGAGATGCCGATCAAAAAGAAATTAAAAAAGCATATCGCCGTTTGGCCAGAAAATACCATCCTGATATAAATAAAGATGACCCTGATGCTGAAGAGAAGTTTAAAGAGATTTCAGAGGCATATGAGATTCTCAGTGATCCGGATAAAAGGGCTCGATATGATCAGTATGGCCATGCCGGTATCAATGAAGAAGATTTTAACTTTGAAGATTTTGCGCAGAGGGGTTTTGGTGGCTTTGATGATATATTTGATATGTTTTTCGGTGGTGGTATGGGTCGTCGCCGCAGGGGCCCACGGCCCGGTGCTGACCTCCAGTACAGGATGAAAATACCCTTTGAAGACGCTGCATTCGGGACTACTAAAAAGATTACAATACCCCGGACTGAAACATGTGATACCTGTAATGGTACCGGAGCAAAGCCCGGTACCAGTCCTAAAACATGTCCCCAGTGTAATGGGAGTGGACAGGTTAGATACACCCAGAGGACTCCGTTTGGACAATTTGCCCAGACCAGAACCTGTGACCGCTGTGGAGGTCGGGGTACTATAATTGATGATCCCTGTCCTACCTGCCAGGGTAGTGGTAAGGTTAGGAAACAGCGGAAGATTACGGTTAAAATACCACCGGGTGTAGATACTGGAACCAGGCTCCGGATGCCCAATGAAGGTGAAGCCGGTGATAAAGGTGCTCCCAATGGTGATTTATATATTATAATAGAGGTTGAACCCCATGATATATTTGAGCGAAAAGATGACGACATATATTGTGAAGTACCTATTAGTTTTGTGCAGGCAGCCCTGGGTGATAAAATTGAAGTTCCTACTCTTGAGGGTAAGGTTAAATTTACTATTCCTGAAGGAACCCAGCCTGATACTGTTTTCCGCCTGAAAAACAAGGGAATTCCCCACCTTAATGGAAGGGGAAGAGGAGATGAATTTATAAAGGTTAGAGTAGTTATTCCTGAAAAGATGAATGATGAGCAAAAGGAACTTTTAAGGAAATTTGCCGAAATTAGTGGAGATGAAATAAATCCAGAACAAAAAAGCTTTATAAAAAAAGTTAAAGATGCCTTTGGAGTGGGATAA